From the Paraflavitalea soli genome, the window AGGTACTGTTGGCTCCGCTGAGAAAGAGGTCTACGGTTCCAAACTTCTGCAGCCAGGGGAGTAATTCCATTGCCCGGCTGATGTGTCCGTTGCCTGTAGCCTGTAAAGCATAAAGTATTTTCATGTGTGTGCTTACGTATTAAATGGCGAGTGAGTTGATGTAAAAGCTGATTTCGTCTGTAACTACATTTACCTGTCTGCTCATTTCTGTAGCAGGGATATGCTGAAAGTCCTTTTCATTGTATTCAAATATCTTCCACTCATTGTGGCTGTATTCCAGTGCTGTGAGGTGTTCCACCCAGTCGCCTGAATTGAGATAGGTTACTTTTCCCTGTTCATTTTCCACTACTCGTTTCTGAGGCTGGTGAATATGGCCACAGATCACGTAGTCATATTTCTTTTCAATGGCCAGCTCGGCTGCTATCATTTCAAAGGTGTTGATCTTGGCCATTTTATTTACTTCGGCCATTACTTTCTTAGAAATGGATAGTTTTTCCCTTCCCAGCGATTTCAGGATAAAATTCACGAAGCGGTTAAAGAGGATCAGCATACCATACCCGTTGCTGCCCAGCTTGGCCAGGATCTTGGCTCCCCCTTTGGAGGTGTTGTCAAATACATCACCATGGAAGATCCAGGTCATTTTGTTATCAATTTCCAATACCAGTTTATCGGTAAGGGTGAAATTGCTGAGCTGGAAATCTGCATACTTCCTGAGCAGCTCATCATGATTGCCTGTGATATAGAATACTCTTGTACCCTTGGTCATGAGGTTTAATACCTCTTTGATGACGGCCATATGGGTGGAAGGGAAGTACCGTTTGGAGAACTGCCAACCGTCTATGATGTCGCCATTAAGGATAAGAATATTAGGAGCAATACTTTTGAGGTAAGCTACCAGTTCCCGGGCATGACACCCGTAGGTTCCCAGGTGAACATCGGAAATAACCACTACGTCTACAGGACGTTTATCCATGGAGTTTGGGTTTTGCAAATTTCCAAAGCTCATATTAACCCATCTTTAAGCGGAGGTTAAGTAATTGTTTTCTAAATATGAACAGGGTATTAACGGATTATGTTATTTTAATTGCTGTTTAATTGGAAACGCAGGGCTTTTATCCGGGCCGGTCTATATTTTAATTAATATTGTACTCCATCTTAACGTATCCCTACCATCATGCAGGAAGACCTCATTTTACTCATTGGAGAAAAGATCAAATCGAAGCGTACACAGAAAAATATCACGTTGGAAGAATTGGCCAACAGGGCGGGTGTGACGAAGGGGTTGATCTCGCAGATCGAGAATAACCGGACGGTGCCTTCTTTGCCGGTATTGTTTAACCTGATCCATTCATTGGGGGAAGACCTGAAGAGCTTTTTTGAGGATATGCACGAGCATTTTACGAATGGCCATGTATTAATTGTGCGTAAAGGAGAAGAAAAGCTTTTTGAGAAGGAGCCGGTCAAGGGTTTCTCCTATAAACGTATCCTTACCAAAAGTGTTGTGGCGCAGGCGATTGACATTGCCGTGCTGGAATTGAAAAAAGGAGCGGGGCGTAAACAAATGATACAAACAGATGCTTTTGAATGCAAGCACATCCTAAAAGGAAGTATTGAATACCAGATCGAGAAGGAGAAATTCATGCTGAATGCCGGAGATACCTTGTTTTTTGATGGGCGTGCAAAGCACCGGCTTCGTAATATTGGCGATACCGAAGCGACCATCTTAGTGATTTACCTATTCTAAAATACTGGTTTTCATATCGCTTTCCCGTATAACCGCGTATTTATAAATACTTAACTCAGGTTTAGTATTTATAAACAATTAATGCTTTGTTAAACTCGGCATAACCTTCTCTTTACACAACCCGGCTAATTTCGGGTCTCAATCTTATTATCACTCTTTCCATTTAAAACAATCTGTTTATGAGTAAATGCAACCTTTTTACAAGGGTGGTAACGGCATGTCTATTACTGGCCTTACCATTGCTATCTCTCGCACAAAAGCCGGTTTCCGGAAAAGTTACTTCAATCAAAGATCAGGCACCTGTACCCAGTGTATCGGTTGTTGTGAAAGGAACAACGGTGGGCACTTCTACAAATGCCGATGGGGGCTTTTCTATTAATGCCAAAGCCGGCGATGTATTGGTGTTTAGTGGAGTAGGTGTATTACCTAAGGAAGTGGCGGTATCGGGCGATAACATGCAGGTAGCATTGGAACTGGATGCAAGAGCGTTGAATGAGGTGGTGGTTACTGCCCTGGGTATTAAAAAGGAAAAGAAGAAGCTGGGCTATGCTGTGCAGGAAGTAAAGGGGGAAGACCTGGTAAAGGCGCGCGAACCCAATCCTATTAATTCATTGGTGGGTAAAGTGGCTGGTTTGACGGTAGGCGCCTCTGCAGAGATGCTGGCAGGTCCGCAATTGGTATTAAGGGGACGGGGCATCAGCCTGTTTGTAGTAGATGGGGTGCCTATTAATTCGGATACCTGGAATATCAGTCCGGATGATATTGAATCTTATACTGTATTGAAAGGGGCCACAGCTTCTGCCCTGTACGGTTCCCGCGGGCTGAATGGTGCTATCATGATTACCACTAAAAGGGGTACCAGGGATAAGCGGGGCTTTTCCATAGAATTCAATTCGACTACGATGATGGAAAAAGGCTACAATGCTATTCCTAAAGTGCAGGATGAATATGGCCCTGGCGACCATGGAAAATATGCTTTTAAAGATGGTAAAGGTGGTGGTTCAAATGATGGGGATTACGACGTGTGGGGACCTAAATTTGAAGGCCAGCTGATTCCGCAATATGATAGTCCTGTAGATCCTGTAACGGGCGTACGTCAGGGTACACCCTGGACAGCACGTGGTAAGAATAACCTGCAACGTTTTCTGCAAACGGGATTGCTTTCTACCAATAATATATCTGTTTCGTCCCGTAGTGATAAATATGACCTGCGCTTTTCGATCTCGAATACTTATCAGAAAGCGATGGTGCCTAATATGAAGATCAATATCACGAATTTCAATATATCTGCCGGGTACAATTTCTCAGATAAGGTGCGCCTGGAGGGATACCTCAATTATAACCGCCAGTACACGCCCAATTTTCCAGATGTGAACTATGGTCCCAATAGCATGATCTATAATATCACGATCTGGGCCGGTGCCGACTGGGATGTTGACCAGATGCGTAATTACTGGCAGCCGGGCAAGGAAGGTGTACAAAGTATTTATGCAGAATACCAGCGTTACCATAACCCCTGGTTTATGGTAAAGGAATGGTTGCGCGGTCATTATAAGACAGATGTGAATGGTTATGCCAAACTTAGCTATCAGCCTGTAAAAAACATAGAGTTGATGGCCCGCACGCAGGTAACTACCTACGATCTGTTCAGGAATGAAAAAATGCCATTCTCTGCTCACCCTTATGGCCGTGAGGAAGGACGTGGAGATTACCGGGAAGACAAGCGTACGCTGTTTGAGAACAACACTGATTTTCTGGGTACGTATACAAACCGTTTCCGTGGCAATATTGATGTAAAGGGATCGCTGGGTGGTAATATCCGTAGCTTTAAATACAATTCCAGCTTTGTTACGACGGATTACCTTAACGTACCAGGCTGGTATAACTTCAACAATACGCGTAATCCCCTGCGGGCTTCCAGCTTTGCAGCGGATATGTTGACCTTGAGCGGATATGGATACCTGGACGTATCGCTGAATAAATATGCTAATATTTCTTTGGCAGGCCGTTTTGATAAATTGTCGGCATTGCCTTCCAGCAAAAATGTGTATTTCTATCCTTCTGCTGCCGTAAGTTCAGTAGTGAGTGATTATGTTGTACTGCCGGAAGCTATTTCTTTCCTGAAAGTACGTGGTTCTTATGCCAATGTGAAAGGTGGTTTAACGCAGGCTACGATTGGCGCTACCCCACAGGCCAGTTATCCGCTGGGATATGGTACAGAATATTATGCTGCTTATGATGGTCCTTCTTATGAGAATTCAGCTGCCTACACCACACCTCCGGTGTATAATAATCAGCCGGGTGCTTATTATACCAGCACGCTCGATAACCCGGAGATCAAACCTTTTTCCAGTACGGTATATGAGGCGGGTGCCGATATCCGTTTCCTGAACAATAAGATTGGTGTAGACGTCACTTATTTCACCACCAAGGATGGCCCGCGGATCTTTACGGCTCCTTTATCACAGACGACGGGTTATACGGGTGCTTTGCAGAATGGCATCACTACGAAGAAAACCGGCTGGGAAGTTTCGTTAAATGCTACGCCGGTAAGTACTTCAAGCGGCTTTAGCTGGACCACAATGGTAAACTGGTCTACTTATAAAGAAGTATACACTAAATTCTATGGTGATCTGACGCAGCTGGATATCTATACCAAAATAGGTGACAGGGTGGACAAATTTATAGGTTCTGCCTTTGTAAAGACGCCCGATGGTAAGATCATCAATGATGCGGGTGGCCGCCCTATCCGTAATCCGGTATCGCAGGTACAGGGCAATACGAACCCCGACTGGGTTTGGAGCTTTATCAATACGCTGAGCTTTAAGAATTTCAGGTTTGGTTTCCAGTTTGATGGACGTGTAGGTGGTAAGATGGTCAACTATATACAGCAGCAGACTTACCGTGGCGGCCGTCATATCAATACGGTGCAAGGTAAAATGGGTGAGGCGCGCCTGCAAGACTATAAAGGGGTTAAATCCTGGGTGGGTGAAGGAGTTGTGATCAGTAATGGTACGGCTATTGAATATGATAACCTGGGTAATGTAACCAATTATGGTAAGCTGCAATACGCTATGAATACCACTCCTACTTACCTGCAGGACTATATCAGCTTTTACTACAATACCAATGAGGCAAACCTGATCGACAAAACGTTTGCGAAGCTTCGTGAAGTAACGCTTACTTATACTGTTCCTCAAAACATATTGGGCAAAAGCTTTATGAAGCAAGCCAGCATTTCATTGGTGGGTCGTAACCTGCTGTATTTTTCAAAGTATAAAGATGTGGATATTGATCAGTATGCGGGGAGCCAGGGAAGTTCCAGCCTGCAAACACCTACTGCCAAACGCTATGGTGTGAACATCAATATTGTGTTTTAATAATCAACCAGCAAATTACCAGTTATGAAAATCCGGAATATTGTTATAATAAGTTCTTTGGTGGCATTTACAGCGGGTGGCTGCCAGAAGAAATACGATGAATACGCTAATAACCCGAACAAGCCAACTACTGTTCCACCGAACCTGGTGTTGACGGGCATCCTTTCTGATCTCAATGGGGATAAGCCCTGGAGCCTGGTTAGCAGGTGGTGTCAGTTTGATAACTGTAATTATAATTATTATGGTGATCAGCGTTATGACTGGACAGGGGCCGGGCTGAATTATGCTACACTGAGCAATGTGGTCAAAATGGAAGGAGAAGCCAGGCGGGTGGGCGAACCTGAACAGAATGCCTATGCATCATTGGGTAAGTTTTTCAGGGCCTTTTTCTTTTATCGTATGACTAACCTGGTAGGTGATCTTCCTATGAAGGATGCGCTGAAAGGGGCTGCTTTGTCGGAGCCGGTTTATGATAGTCAGAAGGAAATATTTGTACAGATCCTTAAATGGCTGGATGAGGCGAATACGGAAATAGCGGCGTTGATCGCTAAATCGGGAGATGGAAAAATTGATGGAGACTTTTACTATACTACGCGGTCGGCCTGGCAGCGTGCCATTAATGCTTTCCGCTTGCGGGTGCTGATTGCGCTGAGTAAAAAGACAGCAGATGGTGATCTGAAGGTAGCGCAAACATTTGCTGCGATTCTCGGTGATGGAGCTAAGTATCCTTTGTTTCGCAATGTGGGGGATAATTTACAATATATCTATTCCAATTTCAATAAGTATCCCAGCAACCCGGATAACCTGGGGTTTGATGCCACCCGCTATAATATGTCGGCCACTTATTTGAATGCATTGGTGACCTTGAAAGACCCACGTGCCTTTGTTACTGCTGAGCCTGCCACCAGACAGCTAAGCAATGGTAAGACGCCCGCGGATATTACTGCCTATGTAGGCGCCAGCTCGGGAGAAGACCTGGCTGCCATGTCTTCTAAAATGGCTGATGCTGATAAAGGGGAGTATTCGGTACGGAGCCGTAGCCGTTATTATGCCAATTATAATGCTGAACCTGGTGTACAGATAGGCTATGCTGAAATGTGTTTCAATATAGCGGAAGCCATCAACAGGGGATGGGCAACCGGTAATGCGGAAGATTGGTATAAAAAAGGCATTAAAGCTTCTGTTGCCTCTTATGGTATTCCTGTAGATGCGGCAGGCACTTTCAGCAAGGTATATCCCTATGGCGCCAGCAATGCTGTTACTTACCCCATTAATTTCGATTTTGAGAATGTTTATTACCAACAGGCAGGCGTAAAATATGGTGGCAACAATGCTACGGGGCTGCAGCAGATCTTGTTGCAAAAGTACCTGGCATTTTTCCAAAATTCCGGATGGGAGGCTTATTATAACTATCGCAGAACTGGCGAGCCAGGTTTTCTGACCGGAACCGGTACTGGCAATAGCAGCCGTATACCCAAACGTTTTCAGTATCCTACATCAGAGCGTACTACCAATGGCAGTAACTGGGAGAAAGCGGTGAAGGCCCAGTTTGGCGGCACTACGGATGATATTAACGGCGATATGTGGCTGATTAAATAATAATTCCTTAATCATGGGAATGTTATCAGCATTAAAGTTCTTTGTTAGCTTCGAACCCTGTTTTAGATCCTGCAAAAATGAACCAGCAGATCACCACCAGGGGTGAATGCACTACCTCTATTCTTAATAAGCAGTACATTCTACAAATTTATAAGCAATCGTAGCAGTTTCTTAATGTTGACGGCGGAGCTTTTCTAAGGTCCGCCCTTTTTTATTTTCCAACCAACTCATCTACAAATATGAAACATATTTTCTTATCACTGGCAACCAGTATGGTTGTTATAACAGCAATGGCGCAACACCGTAAAACGGAGAACCTTATTATTGTAACGCTGGATGGCATGCGTTGGCAGGAGGTATTTAAAGGGGTAGACCCGGTATTGATGAAGGACAGCAGTTTTAACCAGGACAAGGAGGGTGTCAAACAAAAGTTCTGGGCAGAAGAGGTAACTGACAGGAGAAAGAAATTGTTTCCTTTCCTGTGGTCTGTTGTAGCTGAGCAGGGGCAGTTGTATGGCAACCGTCAATTTGATAACAAGGTAGATAATGCCAACCCGCACTGGTTCTCGTATCCAGGTTATAATGAGATCATGACGGGGTATCCGGATACGGCTGTGAACTCTAATGATAAGATACTCAATAAGCATGAAAATGTATTGGAGTTCATCAACAAGCAAAAAGGATACGTAGGCAAGGTAGCCGCATTTTCCACCTGGGATGTGTTTCCTTATATCCTGAATGAGCCCCGCAGCGGCGTGTATGTAAATGCTGATATTGACACGCTTAAGTTTAAGGCGCCGGGTCTTCAACTGCTGAATGATATGCAGTTCCTGACGACTAAACCAATCGGCGTGCGTCCTGATATTATTACCTATATGGCGGCCAGGGAATATCTAAAGGAATACAAGCCCAAAGTGCTGTATATTGCTTTTGACGAAACGGATGATTTTGCGCATGCAGGGATGTATGATCAATACCTGGGCAGTGCTCATGCGGAGGATGCGATGATCCGTGATATCTGGAATACGGTGCAGTCGATGCCTGGGTATAAAGACAAGACTACCTTGCTGGTTACGGTAGATCATGGCCGGGGAGATAAAGTGAAGTCCAACTGGAAGCACCATGGAAGTAAAATTGAGGATGCACATGAGATCTGGCTGGCGGTATTGGGGCCTGACACCAAACCGACAGGAGAAGTGAAAGTGCCCGGGCAATTGTACCAGAAACAAATTGCGGCGACCATTGCGCGGCTGCTGGGCATGCATTTTACGGCCAACCACCCGGTGGCGGACCCAATTCAAACGGTATATTCAAATTAATTAGTATGAATAAAATACAGGCGGAAGCCATTGCTACGGAAATTATTGCTTTGTACGAGCATCATGGCGGTGCGGAATATGCGGGTGAAAAGGTGACGCAACTGGAGCATATGGTGCA encodes:
- a CDS encoding UDP-2,3-diacylglucosamine diphosphatase, translated to MDKRPVDVVVISDVHLGTYGCHARELVAYLKSIAPNILILNGDIIDGWQFSKRYFPSTHMAVIKEVLNLMTKGTRVFYITGNHDELLRKYADFQLSNFTLTDKLVLEIDNKMTWIFHGDVFDNTSKGGAKILAKLGSNGYGMLILFNRFVNFILKSLGREKLSISKKVMAEVNKMAKINTFEMIAAELAIEKKYDYVICGHIHQPQKRVVENEQGKVTYLNSGDWVEHLTALEYSHNEWKIFEYNEKDFQHIPATEMSRQVNVVTDEISFYINSLAI
- a CDS encoding helix-turn-helix domain-containing protein, which codes for MQEDLILLIGEKIKSKRTQKNITLEELANRAGVTKGLISQIENNRTVPSLPVLFNLIHSLGEDLKSFFEDMHEHFTNGHVLIVRKGEEKLFEKEPVKGFSYKRILTKSVVAQAIDIAVLELKKGAGRKQMIQTDAFECKHILKGSIEYQIEKEKFMLNAGDTLFFDGRAKHRLRNIGDTEATILVIYLF
- a CDS encoding SusC/RagA family TonB-linked outer membrane protein; amino-acid sequence: MSKCNLFTRVVTACLLLALPLLSLAQKPVSGKVTSIKDQAPVPSVSVVVKGTTVGTSTNADGGFSINAKAGDVLVFSGVGVLPKEVAVSGDNMQVALELDARALNEVVVTALGIKKEKKKLGYAVQEVKGEDLVKAREPNPINSLVGKVAGLTVGASAEMLAGPQLVLRGRGISLFVVDGVPINSDTWNISPDDIESYTVLKGATASALYGSRGLNGAIMITTKRGTRDKRGFSIEFNSTTMMEKGYNAIPKVQDEYGPGDHGKYAFKDGKGGGSNDGDYDVWGPKFEGQLIPQYDSPVDPVTGVRQGTPWTARGKNNLQRFLQTGLLSTNNISVSSRSDKYDLRFSISNTYQKAMVPNMKINITNFNISAGYNFSDKVRLEGYLNYNRQYTPNFPDVNYGPNSMIYNITIWAGADWDVDQMRNYWQPGKEGVQSIYAEYQRYHNPWFMVKEWLRGHYKTDVNGYAKLSYQPVKNIELMARTQVTTYDLFRNEKMPFSAHPYGREEGRGDYREDKRTLFENNTDFLGTYTNRFRGNIDVKGSLGGNIRSFKYNSSFVTTDYLNVPGWYNFNNTRNPLRASSFAADMLTLSGYGYLDVSLNKYANISLAGRFDKLSALPSSKNVYFYPSAAVSSVVSDYVVLPEAISFLKVRGSYANVKGGLTQATIGATPQASYPLGYGTEYYAAYDGPSYENSAAYTTPPVYNNQPGAYYTSTLDNPEIKPFSSTVYEAGADIRFLNNKIGVDVTYFTTKDGPRIFTAPLSQTTGYTGALQNGITTKKTGWEVSLNATPVSTSSGFSWTTMVNWSTYKEVYTKFYGDLTQLDIYTKIGDRVDKFIGSAFVKTPDGKIINDAGGRPIRNPVSQVQGNTNPDWVWSFINTLSFKNFRFGFQFDGRVGGKMVNYIQQQTYRGGRHINTVQGKMGEARLQDYKGVKSWVGEGVVISNGTAIEYDNLGNVTNYGKLQYAMNTTPTYLQDYISFYYNTNEANLIDKTFAKLREVTLTYTVPQNILGKSFMKQASISLVGRNLLYFSKYKDVDIDQYAGSQGSSSLQTPTAKRYGVNINIVF
- a CDS encoding SusD/RagB family nutrient-binding outer membrane lipoprotein codes for the protein MKIRNIVIISSLVAFTAGGCQKKYDEYANNPNKPTTVPPNLVLTGILSDLNGDKPWSLVSRWCQFDNCNYNYYGDQRYDWTGAGLNYATLSNVVKMEGEARRVGEPEQNAYASLGKFFRAFFFYRMTNLVGDLPMKDALKGAALSEPVYDSQKEIFVQILKWLDEANTEIAALIAKSGDGKIDGDFYYTTRSAWQRAINAFRLRVLIALSKKTADGDLKVAQTFAAILGDGAKYPLFRNVGDNLQYIYSNFNKYPSNPDNLGFDATRYNMSATYLNALVTLKDPRAFVTAEPATRQLSNGKTPADITAYVGASSGEDLAAMSSKMADADKGEYSVRSRSRYYANYNAEPGVQIGYAEMCFNIAEAINRGWATGNAEDWYKKGIKASVASYGIPVDAAGTFSKVYPYGASNAVTYPINFDFENVYYQQAGVKYGGNNATGLQQILLQKYLAFFQNSGWEAYYNYRRTGEPGFLTGTGTGNSSRIPKRFQYPTSERTTNGSNWEKAVKAQFGGTTDDINGDMWLIK
- a CDS encoding alkaline phosphatase family protein: MKHIFLSLATSMVVITAMAQHRKTENLIIVTLDGMRWQEVFKGVDPVLMKDSSFNQDKEGVKQKFWAEEVTDRRKKLFPFLWSVVAEQGQLYGNRQFDNKVDNANPHWFSYPGYNEIMTGYPDTAVNSNDKILNKHENVLEFINKQKGYVGKVAAFSTWDVFPYILNEPRSGVYVNADIDTLKFKAPGLQLLNDMQFLTTKPIGVRPDIITYMAAREYLKEYKPKVLYIAFDETDDFAHAGMYDQYLGSAHAEDAMIRDIWNTVQSMPGYKDKTTLLVTVDHGRGDKVKSNWKHHGSKIEDAHEIWLAVLGPDTKPTGEVKVPGQLYQKQIAATIARLLGMHFTANHPVADPIQTVYSN